One segment of Cetobacterium sp. NK01 DNA contains the following:
- a CDS encoding MBL fold metallo-hydrolase gives MKIKAFPLGSYMTNCYLVWNDKNEASLFDCSDSRLQSILSFIKEHNLTLKNVILTHGHGDHIGGINEIKHIFPDIKIYIGKEEEKFLTDPSLNLSYAIQGYDFSYTGDFTPLKEGDSIFGFEVIDTPGHTIGSKCFYNRESNFMISGDTLFRRSYGRYDLPTGSLSQLQKSLKKICENYPEDTIVYSAHTEPTLLGEEKRVLKSQGMF, from the coding sequence ATGAAAATTAAAGCCTTTCCTTTGGGAAGCTATATGACAAACTGTTATTTAGTTTGGAATGATAAAAACGAGGCTTCACTTTTTGATTGTAGTGATTCAAGATTGCAAAGTATTTTATCTTTTATAAAAGAACATAATTTAACTTTAAAAAATGTTATTCTTACTCATGGTCATGGAGATCATATTGGTGGAATAAATGAAATAAAACATATTTTTCCTGACATTAAAATTTACATTGGAAAAGAGGAAGAAAAATTTTTAACTGATCCTTCTTTAAATTTATCTTACGCTATTCAAGGCTATGATTTTTCATATACAGGTGACTTTACTCCTTTAAAAGAAGGAGACTCTATTTTTGGATTTGAAGTTATTGATACTCCTGGTCATACAATTGGTTCAAAATGTTTCTATAACAGAGAATCTAATTTTATGATCTCAGGGGACACACTATTTAGAAGAAGTTATGGTAGATATGATTTACCTACTGGAAGCTTATCACAATTACAAAAAAGTTTAAAAAAGATTTGTGAGAATTATCCAGAAGATACTATAGTGTATAGTGCCCATACCGAACCTACACTTTTAGGAGAGGAAAAAAGAGTATTAAAATCCCAAGGAATGTTTTAG
- the rsmB gene encoding 16S rRNA (cytosine(967)-C(5))-methyltransferase RsmB, with protein MNIKQRVIEVLNEFEKGKYSNILLNEYFSKNNLSKGERGFITEVFYGVIRNDIYLNYQLEKRTKSIKKNWIKNLLKISIYQATFMNSDDKGVAWEATELTKKKFGVPVSKFVNGVLRSYLRDKDEEIKNLKNEDKLDILYSYPRWFYDKIKKEYKENTESILISLKKIPYLSIRVNKLKYSESEFEALLKTLKIDIIKKVDTVYYIDSGIILHTPEFKEGKIIAQDGSSYLAAKILNPLPGEKVVDTCSAPGSKTAVLSELMKNTGEIYALDIHQHKIKIIDENLKKLGITNVKAIKLDARKLKEQGQKFDKILVDAPCSGYGVLRKKPEALYNKNMANVKELSALQYEILESAACTLKVEGEIVYSTCTIFSEENTDNIIKFLNNHKNFSVLKISLPENVNGHFDCIGGFLIDYKEEILDNFYIIKLRKDFE; from the coding sequence TTGAATATTAAACAAAGAGTTATAGAAGTTTTAAATGAATTTGAAAAAGGAAAATATTCTAACATACTTTTAAATGAATATTTTTCTAAAAATAACTTAAGTAAAGGAGAACGTGGATTTATAACTGAAGTTTTCTACGGAGTTATTAGAAATGATATCTATTTAAATTATCAATTAGAAAAAAGAACAAAATCTATAAAAAAAAATTGGATTAAAAACTTATTAAAAATCTCTATTTACCAAGCCACTTTTATGAATAGTGACGATAAAGGAGTAGCTTGGGAAGCTACCGAATTAACTAAAAAGAAATTTGGAGTTCCGGTTAGTAAATTTGTTAATGGTGTTCTTAGAAGTTATTTAAGAGATAAAGATGAAGAGATAAAAAATCTTAAAAACGAAGATAAATTAGATATTTTATATTCTTATCCAAGATGGTTTTATGATAAAATTAAAAAAGAATATAAAGAAAACACTGAATCTATTTTAATCTCACTAAAAAAAATTCCATATTTAAGTATTAGAGTTAACAAATTAAAGTATTCTGAAAGTGAGTTTGAAGCACTTTTAAAAACTTTAAAAATTGATATTATAAAAAAAGTAGATACTGTTTATTATATTGATTCAGGTATTATTCTACATACACCTGAATTTAAAGAAGGGAAAATTATAGCTCAAGATGGTTCTTCTTATCTTGCTGCTAAAATCTTAAATCCTTTACCTGGAGAAAAAGTAGTTGATACTTGCAGTGCTCCTGGAAGTAAAACTGCAGTTTTAAGTGAACTTATGAAAAATACTGGTGAAATTTATGCTTTAGATATTCACCAACATAAAATTAAAATTATTGATGAAAATCTTAAGAAATTAGGTATTACCAATGTAAAGGCTATTAAATTAGATGCACGTAAACTTAAAGAACAGGGTCAAAAATTTGATAAGATTTTAGTTGATGCTCCTTGTAGTGGTTATGGCGTTCTTAGAAAAAAACCTGAAGCTTTGTACAACAAAAACATGGCTAATGTTAAAGAACTTTCAGCTTTACAGTATGAGATTTTAGAGTCTGCTGCTTGTACTTTAAAGGTAGAAGGAGAAATTGTTTATAGTACTTGTACTATATTTTCAGAAGAAAATACTGATAATATTATTAAATTTTTAAATAATCATAAAAATTTCTCTGTTTTAAAAATTTCTCTCCCTGAAAATGTAAATGGACATTTTGATTGTATCGGAGGATTTTTAATCGACTATAAAGAGGAAATTTTAGACAATTTTTATATTATTAAATTACGAAAGGATTTTGAATAA
- a CDS encoding YjjI family glycine radical enzyme translates to MILETIKSQKITFEQKVVALARLAEGSIEVLNKSDALKKYIEDGIICDLFEGNAPYRPRYIVPDYNVFMEQGSKFLNIEKPTNIWEAVHGLLILYKHVPSITTMPVYLGNIDYLLEPFIKDENEAYLAIKLFLKHIDSTITDSFCHANIGPKETKAGILILRAMRELELPTPNLTIKYTEETTDKISIEAIKTALVTAKPSFANDKMFREDFNGEYGIVSCYNGLKVGGGANTLVRVRLGALSKLANSKEEFLEKVLPEVSKEMLEYIDERSRFIIEESGFYESSFLIKEGLLEKEKFTGLFGFVGLAECVNNLLGATDKKERFGYSEEANNLALKIVETMHNIIANHKTKYAGEFFGNTHLLHSQVGIDTDRNESPGCRIPVGEEPEIFEHIVQSAPFHQYCPSGIGDIFVFDETYKSNPEAILDIIKGAFETNLRFFSLYSDTCDVVRVTGYLVKRSEIEKLDKGEQVLRDTTILGKGARDNAKALGRKLRSE, encoded by the coding sequence ATGATATTAGAAACAATAAAGAGTCAAAAAATAACTTTTGAGCAAAAAGTTGTAGCTCTAGCAAGATTAGCTGAAGGAAGTATTGAGGTTTTAAATAAAAGCGACGCTTTAAAAAAGTATATTGAAGATGGAATAATATGTGATTTATTTGAAGGAAATGCTCCATATAGACCAAGATATATAGTACCAGATTACAATGTATTTATGGAACAAGGAAGTAAGTTTTTAAATATTGAAAAACCAACAAATATTTGGGAAGCTGTTCATGGGCTGTTAATTCTTTATAAACATGTTCCATCAATAACAACAATGCCTGTTTATCTAGGAAATATTGATTATTTATTAGAACCTTTTATCAAAGATGAAAATGAAGCTTATCTAGCAATAAAATTATTTTTAAAACATATAGATTCAACAATAACAGACTCTTTTTGTCATGCAAATATAGGACCAAAAGAAACAAAAGCAGGAATATTAATTTTAAGAGCGATGAGAGAGTTAGAATTACCAACACCAAATTTAACAATTAAATATACAGAAGAAACAACAGATAAAATTTCAATAGAAGCTATTAAAACAGCTTTAGTAACAGCTAAACCAAGTTTTGCTAATGATAAAATGTTTAGAGAAGACTTTAATGGAGAATACGGAATTGTTAGTTGTTACAATGGGTTAAAAGTAGGTGGAGGAGCAAATACTTTAGTAAGAGTTAGACTTGGAGCTCTATCTAAATTAGCTAATTCAAAAGAGGAGTTTTTAGAAAAAGTTCTGCCTGAAGTTTCAAAAGAAATGTTAGAGTATATTGATGAAAGATCTAGATTTATTATAGAAGAAAGTGGATTTTATGAAAGTAGCTTCTTAATAAAAGAGGGGCTTTTAGAAAAAGAAAAATTTACAGGATTATTTGGTTTTGTAGGGTTAGCTGAGTGTGTTAATAACCTTTTAGGAGCTACAGATAAAAAAGAGAGATTTGGTTATTCTGAAGAAGCAAATAATTTAGCTTTAAAAATAGTTGAAACTATGCACAACATAATAGCAAATCATAAAACAAAATATGCTGGTGAGTTTTTTGGAAACACACATTTATTGCATTCTCAAGTTGGAATCGATACGGATAGAAATGAAAGTCCAGGATGTAGAATACCAGTTGGTGAAGAGCCAGAAATATTTGAACATATAGTTCAGTCAGCACCATTTCATCAATACTGTCCAAGTGGAATAGGAGATATTTTTGTATTTGATGAAACATATAAGTCTAATCCAGAAGCTATTTTAGATATTATAAAAGGAGCTTTTGAAACAAATTTAAGATTCTTTTCATTATATAGTGATACTTGTGACGTTGTTAGAGTAACAGGTTATCTTGTGAAAAGATCTGAAATTGAGAAATTAGATAAAGGTGAACAAGTTTTAAGAGATACGACTATTTTAGGAAAAGGTGCTAGAGATAATGCTAAGGCTTTAGGAAGAAAATTAAGAAGTGAATAA
- a CDS encoding NAD(P)/FAD-dependent oxidoreductase, whose translation MENKIYDVIVIGAGPAGLTSALYAGRSNLSVLVIEKPNTGSLLMAHKIENYPGILGSPTGKEIYTLMKEQTLKFNVEFVEATFLAFDLFGEYKVVKTDKENFTGKTVIIASGWAKNGAKKLPGEEKYLGKGVSYCATCDGAFTRNMTVSLFGKGKEIAEEALFLTKYSKEIHMFITDNCDDNCDKALMENLKTNEKVKMYYSSELIEIKGDEFVEEVIVKVDGIHQTLPTQFAFLYLGTKSLKELYGEVASLDEHGYIITDESMHTSIEGIYAAGDVRSKHVRQVTTATSDGTIAALEAIKHVLKKHNLKAQYS comes from the coding sequence ATGGAGAATAAAATTTATGATGTTATTGTTATTGGAGCTGGTCCTGCTGGATTAACTTCAGCTCTTTATGCTGGAAGATCTAATCTTTCTGTCTTAGTTATTGAAAAACCAAATACAGGTAGTCTTCTTATGGCTCATAAGATCGAAAACTATCCAGGTATTTTAGGATCACCTACAGGTAAAGAGATCTATACTTTAATGAAAGAGCAGACTTTAAAATTTAATGTAGAATTTGTAGAAGCTACTTTTTTAGCCTTTGATTTATTTGGTGAGTATAAAGTTGTTAAAACAGATAAAGAAAATTTTACAGGAAAAACTGTTATAATAGCTAGTGGTTGGGCTAAAAATGGAGCTAAAAAACTCCCTGGAGAAGAAAAGTACTTAGGTAAAGGAGTTTCATATTGTGCCACATGTGACGGAGCTTTTACCAGAAATATGACTGTTTCTCTTTTTGGTAAAGGAAAAGAGATTGCAGAAGAAGCATTATTCTTAACAAAATACTCTAAAGAAATTCACATGTTTATAACTGATAATTGTGATGATAATTGTGATAAAGCTCTTATGGAAAATTTAAAGACTAATGAAAAAGTTAAAATGTATTACTCTAGTGAGTTAATTGAAATAAAAGGTGATGAATTTGTAGAAGAAGTTATTGTTAAGGTAGATGGTATTCATCAAACTTTACCTACACAATTTGCATTTCTTTATTTAGGTACAAAGTCTCTTAAAGAACTTTATGGAGAAGTTGCTTCATTAGACGAACATGGATATATTATCACCGATGAATCTATGCACACATCTATTGAAGGAATTTACGCTGCTGGTGATGTTAGATCTAAGCATGTTAGACAAGTTACTACTGCTACATCTGATGGTACTATTGCAGCTCTTGAGGCTATTAAACATGTTTTAAAGAAGCATAATTTAAAAGCTCAATATAGTTAG
- a CDS encoding YjjW family glycine radical enzyme activase, which yields MKLTGKINRIIKFSNVDGPGNRMAIFFQGCNFNCDYCHNPETINICKKCYACISKCPTSALLKNEMGNIVWNEKLCCECDECIKSCGFNSSPKVKEYSIDDLLESISKVKSFIKGITVSGGESTLHYKFITKLFIEVKKRWPNLTCFVDTNGGVNLQDENYREFVENTDSFMLDVKAWEKNEHLELTSKNVDIVIENLYFLRDIGKLFEVRSVVVSEKLNNKLTVESVSKAIGKKDIRYKIIKYRQFGVREEKKEKLFSPKDEELKELAKLAEENGVKNTLII from the coding sequence ATGAAGTTAACAGGAAAAATAAATAGGATTATAAAATTTTCAAATGTTGATGGTCCAGGAAATAGAATGGCTATTTTTTTTCAAGGATGTAATTTCAATTGTGATTATTGTCATAATCCAGAAACTATAAATATATGTAAGAAATGTTATGCTTGCATATCCAAATGTCCTACAAGCGCTTTATTAAAAAATGAAATGGGAAATATAGTATGGAATGAAAAATTATGTTGTGAATGTGACGAGTGTATAAAAAGCTGTGGGTTTAACTCATCTCCTAAAGTTAAAGAATATTCTATAGATGACTTATTAGAAAGTATATCTAAAGTTAAAAGTTTTATAAAGGGGATAACTGTTAGTGGTGGAGAGAGTACATTACATTATAAATTTATTACAAAGCTTTTTATTGAAGTGAAGAAAAGATGGCCAAATTTAACTTGTTTTGTTGATACTAATGGAGGAGTTAATTTACAGGATGAAAACTATAGAGAGTTTGTAGAAAATACAGATTCATTCATGCTTGATGTAAAAGCTTGGGAAAAAAATGAGCATTTAGAATTAACAAGCAAAAATGTAGATATTGTTATTGAAAATTTATATTTTTTAAGAGATATTGGAAAACTATTTGAAGTTAGAAGTGTAGTAGTTTCTGAAAAATTAAATAATAAATTAACTGTTGAAAGTGTTTCTAAAGCTATAGGAAAAAAAGATATAAGGTATAAAATTATAAAATATAGACAGTTTGGAGTTAGAGAAGAAAAAAAAGAAAAATTATTTTCTCCTAAGGATGAAGAGTTAAAAGAATTAGCTAAATTAGCAGAAGAAAATGGAGTAAAAAACACCCTAATAATATAG
- a CDS encoding sigma-70 family RNA polymerase sigma factor: MINKEDILLAKQGDIDSIEKIVTEYKNLIYIRNKTLFLKGAEREDLVQEGMIGLMKAIKSFDENRSACFSTFASLCIKRQIITAVKNYNSERNKNLNSAMQGEGYSELEDLIRYNNPSLKYYTPEQIVIGKELMKLLKRYLKENLSDLEKEVFAFMVKGYGYLEIAKKLQKEPKAVDNSIQRIKKKVFIFLEKYNKS; the protein is encoded by the coding sequence ATGATTAACAAAGAGGATATTTTATTAGCTAAACAAGGAGATATAGATTCTATAGAAAAAATAGTCACAGAGTATAAAAATCTTATATATATAAGAAATAAAACTTTATTCTTAAAAGGTGCTGAAAGAGAAGATTTAGTACAAGAGGGAATGATAGGGCTAATGAAGGCTATTAAATCTTTTGATGAAAATAGAAGTGCTTGTTTTAGTACCTTTGCTTCACTTTGCATTAAAAGGCAAATTATAACAGCTGTAAAAAATTATAATTCAGAAAGAAATAAAAATTTAAATAGTGCAATGCAAGGAGAGGGATATTCTGAGTTAGAAGATCTTATTAGATACAATAATCCATCTTTAAAATACTATACTCCAGAACAGATTGTTATTGGAAAAGAATTGATGAAGCTTTTAAAAAGATATTTAAAAGAAAATTTAAGTGATTTAGAAAAAGAGGTTTTTGCTTTCATGGTAAAAGGATATGGTTATTTAGAGATAGCTAAGAAGTTACAGAAAGAGCCAAAAGCAGTTGACAATTCCATTCAACGTATAAAGAAAAAAGTATTTATTTTTTTAGAAAAATATAATAAAAGTTGA
- a CDS encoding FUSC family protein, producing MKIEHKEILNKSLRISISVFLCVFLLKVLLNVNPFYAAIAAVSCLQGTIRDSFRVGIERVIGTIFGGVIGLFAIYFITTESTDFKGSFVMALSMIIIILGCTYILRKPSSNTIACIVFLGITTNMEGRDPYFWAGKRILTTIIGVIIALACNWILSGEYKKLKRKK from the coding sequence ATGAAGATAGAACATAAAGAGATTTTAAATAAAAGTCTAAGAATCTCTATCTCTGTTTTTTTATGCGTGTTTTTATTAAAAGTATTATTGAATGTAAATCCATTTTATGCAGCGATAGCAGCTGTTTCATGTTTACAAGGAACAATTAGAGATTCATTTAGGGTAGGTATTGAAAGAGTTATTGGAACTATTTTTGGTGGAGTAATAGGTCTATTTGCAATTTATTTTATAACTACAGAATCAACAGATTTTAAAGGAAGTTTTGTAATGGCCCTATCTATGATTATAATTATTTTAGGGTGTACATATATATTAAGAAAACCTTCATCAAATACCATAGCATGCATTGTATTTTTAGGGATTACTACTAATATGGAGGGAAGAGATCCATATTTTTGGGCAGGAAAAAGAATTTTAACAACTATTATTGGTGTAATAATAGCTTTAGCATGTAATTGGATACTGAGTGGTGAATATAAAAAACTAAAAAGAAAAAAGTAG
- a CDS encoding formate--tetrahydrofolate ligase, producing MKTDIQIAQEANLLKISDIASKLNIGEDYYDTYGKYKAKLNLSLLDELSSKKDGKLVLVTAITPTPAGEGKSTVTVGLTQALNRLGVSSVAALREPSLGPVFGMKGGATGGGYSQVIPMEDINLHFTGDFHAIGVAHNLVSACIDNHITQGNILNIDNTKITWKRVVDMNDRNLRNIVIGLGGKANGYPRQDSFQITVASEIMATLCLSNSLKELKENIGKIVFGYDYNDKPLTINDLKISGAVTALLKEAIKPNLVQTLENTPVIIHGGPFANIAHGCNSLLATKLALKLSDVAVTEAGFAADLGAEKFLDIKCRKGNLNPNCVVIVATVRALKHHGGAKILNEENLEALKLGLANLDKHIENMKKFNLPVVIAINKFITDTDAEINLIRSHCENLDAPVALCEVWAKGGEGGEELAKLVLNKLEENTTKYEPLYELDLPIKDKINKICKEIYGADGVIFSNSANKTIKQLEELGYSNLPICMSKTQKSISDKANLLGRPTNFTVEIDTIKLAAGAGFIIAMAGGIIDMPGLPKVPAAELIDIDENGIITGLF from the coding sequence ATGAAAACTGATATACAAATTGCACAAGAAGCAAATTTATTAAAAATTTCTGATATAGCTTCTAAGCTAAACATTGGTGAAGATTACTACGATACTTATGGAAAATACAAAGCTAAACTTAATCTTTCTTTATTAGATGAGCTTTCTAGTAAAAAGGATGGAAAACTAGTTCTTGTTACTGCCATTACACCTACACCTGCTGGAGAAGGAAAATCAACTGTTACTGTAGGGCTAACACAAGCTTTAAATAGATTAGGTGTTTCCTCTGTTGCAGCACTTCGAGAACCATCATTAGGGCCTGTTTTTGGAATGAAAGGTGGTGCTACTGGTGGAGGTTATTCTCAAGTTATTCCAATGGAAGATATCAATTTACATTTCACTGGAGATTTTCATGCTATCGGTGTTGCACATAATCTTGTTTCTGCATGCATCGATAATCACATTACACAAGGTAATATTTTAAATATCGATAATACTAAAATCACTTGGAAAAGAGTAGTTGACATGAACGATAGAAACCTTCGTAATATTGTTATAGGTCTTGGTGGAAAGGCTAATGGTTACCCCAGACAAGATTCTTTTCAAATAACTGTTGCTTCTGAAATTATGGCAACTCTTTGTCTATCTAATTCATTAAAAGAATTAAAAGAAAATATTGGAAAAATTGTATTTGGATATGACTATAATGATAAACCTCTTACAATAAACGACTTAAAAATATCAGGTGCTGTCACTGCACTTTTAAAAGAAGCTATAAAACCTAATTTAGTACAGACTCTTGAAAATACTCCTGTTATTATTCATGGTGGTCCCTTTGCTAATATTGCTCATGGATGTAATTCACTTCTTGCTACTAAACTAGCTTTAAAACTTTCTGATGTAGCTGTTACAGAAGCTGGATTTGCTGCTGATTTAGGAGCTGAGAAGTTTTTAGATATAAAATGTAGAAAAGGAAACTTAAATCCTAATTGTGTTGTTATAGTAGCAACAGTTCGAGCACTTAAACATCACGGTGGTGCTAAAATTCTAAATGAAGAAAACTTAGAAGCTTTGAAACTTGGTTTAGCTAATTTAGATAAACATATTGAAAATATGAAAAAATTTAATTTACCTGTTGTTATAGCTATTAATAAATTTATAACTGATACTGATGCGGAAATTAATCTAATTAGATCTCATTGCGAAAACCTAGATGCTCCTGTTGCTTTGTGTGAAGTTTGGGCTAAAGGTGGAGAAGGTGGAGAAGAACTAGCTAAATTAGTCCTTAATAAGTTAGAAGAAAATACTACAAAGTATGAGCCTCTTTATGAATTAGATTTACCTATAAAAGATAAAATTAATAAAATATGTAAAGAAATTTATGGAGCTGATGGAGTTATATTCTCTAACTCTGCTAATAAAACAATTAAGCAACTAGAAGAACTTGGATATAGTAATCTTCCTATATGTATGTCAAAAACTCAGAAATCAATTTCTGATAAAGCAAATCTCTTAGGAAGACCTACTAATTTTACTGTTGAAATTGATACAATTAAACTAGCTGCCGGTGCTGGATTTATTATAGCTATGGCTGGTGGGATAATTGATATGCCAGGTCTCCCAAAAGTACCTGCTGCTGAACTTATAGATATTGATGAAAATGGTATTATTACAGGACTATTTTAA
- a CDS encoding O-methyltransferase, translated as MLDELKNANEYIIDKIVETDSLILEMEAFALEYNVPIVTKEVAKYLEFLVSSHNFKNILEIGTAIGYSGTIMGKIAKKNGGKLTTIEIDETRYNQAFENFKKANLLDSVNLILGDGVEEVKKLNEKFDFIFIDASKGHYMEFFNDSFERLEENGIIFIDNIMFRGYLYKEYPKRFKTIVRRLDEFISYLYQNHDFVLLPFGDGIGLVKK; from the coding sequence ATGTTAGATGAATTAAAAAATGCTAATGAATATATTATTGACAAAATAGTAGAGACAGATTCTTTAATACTTGAGATGGAGGCTTTTGCTTTAGAATATAATGTTCCTATTGTTACAAAAGAAGTTGCTAAATATCTTGAATTTTTAGTTTCTAGTCATAACTTTAAAAATATACTTGAAATCGGAACTGCAATTGGTTATTCTGGAACTATTATGGGAAAAATTGCTAAAAAGAATGGTGGTAAATTAACTACTATTGAAATTGATGAAACTAGGTATAATCAAGCTTTTGAAAACTTTAAAAAAGCAAATCTTTTGGATTCTGTTAACCTTATTTTAGGAGACGGTGTTGAAGAAGTTAAAAAACTTAATGAAAAATTTGATTTTATATTTATAGATGCTTCAAAAGGTCATTATATGGAGTTTTTTAATGATTCTTTTGAAAGACTTGAAGAAAATGGTATAATTTTTATTGATAATATTATGTTTAGAGGATATCTTTATAAGGAATATCCTAAAAGATTTAAAACAATTGTTAGAAGACTGGATGAATTTATAAGTTACCTTTATCAAAATCATGATTTTGTTTTATTACCTTTTGGAGATGGAATTGGTTTAGTAAAAAAATAA
- a CDS encoding AIR synthase family protein: MKIGKLTISDLKNLIFDNIKNTNSKILSFGEIGSDCAAIEVGDDIVYLSTDPITGSNSGLGKLAININCNDIATEGVSPTGIMLTILAPPHTQKDEIAAIMREAQEEAEKLNVSIIGGHTEITAAVNKIVISATSIGIGKKIDFKKRNTIKAEDRIVITKGIGIEGTGIIAFEKEDELSDIISPKLLQEAKSLLDLTSVVKDGILANKFSKGMHDVTEGGLLGALWESSCFYDLGLEIFYDKIFIHQCTKEICKYFKIDPLKLISSGTMLIVVDKNNVTELLDNLKDNNIKAFDIGKFTNAKEKVLIKNGERLEISPPESDELYKVM, encoded by the coding sequence ATGAAAATTGGTAAACTTACTATTTCAGATTTAAAAAATTTAATTTTTGATAATATTAAAAATACTAACAGCAAGATACTTTCTTTTGGAGAAATTGGTAGCGATTGTGCTGCTATTGAAGTTGGAGATGATATTGTTTATTTATCCACTGATCCCATTACAGGATCTAATAGTGGATTAGGTAAATTGGCAATTAATATTAATTGTAATGATATTGCTACAGAGGGGGTTTCTCCTACTGGTATAATGCTTACTATTTTAGCTCCTCCTCATACTCAAAAAGATGAAATTGCAGCAATTATGCGAGAAGCTCAAGAAGAAGCTGAAAAGCTTAATGTTTCAATTATTGGAGGACATACTGAAATTACTGCTGCTGTTAATAAAATAGTTATATCTGCTACTTCAATTGGTATTGGAAAAAAAATTGATTTTAAAAAAAGAAACACTATTAAAGCTGAAGACAGAATAGTTATTACTAAAGGTATTGGAATTGAGGGAACTGGAATCATAGCTTTTGAAAAAGAGGATGAGCTTAGTGATATAATTTCTCCAAAACTTCTCCAAGAAGCTAAATCTCTTCTTGATTTAACTAGTGTTGTAAAAGATGGTATTTTAGCTAATAAGTTTTCAAAAGGTATGCATGATGTTACTGAAGGAGGCTTATTAGGAGCTCTTTGGGAATCAAGTTGTTTTTATGATCTTGGATTAGAAATTTTTTATGATAAAATATTTATCCATCAATGCACTAAAGAAATTTGTAAATATTTTAAAATAGACCCTTTAAAACTTATTTCTAGTGGAACAATGCTTATAGTTGTAGATAAAAACAATGTTACTGAGTTATTAGATAATTTAAAAGATAACAATATTAAAGCTTTTGATATTGGTAAATTTACTAATGCAAAAGAAAAGGTTCTTATTAAAAATGGGGAGAGATTAGAGATTAGTCCTCCAGAAAGTGATGAATTATATAAAGTTATGTAG